Proteins encoded by one window of Cloeon dipterum chromosome 4, ieCloDipt1.1, whole genome shotgun sequence:
- the LOC135942815 gene encoding facilitated trehalose transporter Tret1-like → MSQDSEEHNELTEMSNVRNFCETKSPTTYVRKTILAQGFMASLALFMTATNGMTSGFPAFLLPQLQSNSSEIPTTVDEGSWIASMHSVFTPIGSLLSGPMMEHLGRRNTLMITICPKVIGWLCIALAQSHILLLVGRSFTGLATGMSAPPALVLLAEIAEPKLRGFLTGAPSTSFSMGILLVYALNAVLPWKTVALFAMILPFVALAIFFFVPESPLWLDKMGKTDEALKGLTWLRGNNREQAKHELEQMRAQQQHNQLIDEALSTSRNPLFSRPILRALVLVNVFNFFQEMAGTFTIITYAVNILQQATGGQVTVTEVAVLTALARVILTGASCVMLLHFGRRPMTISSGLGSGAAAIFLSGWLFCAPESENFKWVPAALVVIFVIFNSYGFFMIQGIMIGELFPARARGTASGITCALINTTLFFTTKLYPWMTDVMKSSGLFLFFGLMSFMGTAVAYFFLPETFGRTLAEVEEHFSGPSVFWRRNIIQQYKESVNEQRRQCAQ, encoded by the exons ATGAGCCAAGACAGTGAAGAGCACAACGAACTGACCGAAATGAGTAATGTACGTAACTTTTGTGAAACAAAGAGTCCAACGACGTACGTTCGCAAAACAATACTCGCTCAG GGTTTTATGGCATCTCTTGCCCTCTTCATGACTGCTACGAATGGCATGACTTCAGGTTTTCCTGCCTTTCTCTTACCTCAACTTCAATCAAACAGTAGTGAAATTCCTACCACTGTAGATGAAGGATCCTGGATAG CCAGTATGCATTCAGTATTTACTCCAATTGGATCATTGTTGAGTGGTCCTATGATGGAACACCTGGGTCGACGAAATACATTAATGATCACCATTTGCCCTAAAGTCATTGGGTGGCTCTGCATAGCCCTTGCTCAATCTCATATTTTGCTGCTCGTTGGAAGATCTTTCACTGGACTTGCAACAGGAATGTCAGCACCTCCTGCCTTAGTGCTTCTCGCAGAAATTGCTGAACCTAAACTGCGTGGGTTTTTAACTG gcGCGCCTTCCACTAGCTTCTCTATGGGAATCTTGTTAGTCTATGCCTTAAACGCTGTTTTGCCTTGGAAGACTGTAGCACTGTTTGCAATGATTTTGCCCTTTGTTGCTCTtgctatatttttctttgtacCGGAGAGCCCTTTATGGCTAGACAAAATGGGTAAGACTGATGAGGCATTGAAAGGACTTACTTGGCTAAGAGGAAATAACAGGGAGCAGGCAAAACACGAGCTTGAACAGATGagagcgcagcagcagcataaCCAG TTAATTGATGAGGCGCTATCAACCTCAAGGAATCCCCTATTTTCTCGACCTATTTTGAGAGCCTTGGTGCTGGTCAATGTGTTCAATTTCTTCCAGGAGATGGCAGGAACATTTACCATTATCACTTATGCTGTCAACATTTTGCAACAAGCAACCGGTGGACAAGTGACTGTTACTGAAGTTGCTGTCTTAACAGCACTAGCAAGAGTAATCTTGACCGGCGCATCGTGTGTTATGCTTCTCCAT TTTGGCAGACGACCAATGACCATTTCATCTGGCCTTGGTTCAGGTGCTGCTGCCATTTTTCTAAGTGGCTGGCTTTTCTGTGCACCagaatctgaaaattttaaatgggtGCCTGCTGCCTTGGTTGTGATATTTGTAATATTCAATTCATATGGATTCTTCATGATTCAAGGAATAATGATTGGGGAATTATTTCCTGCCAGAGCAAGGGGTACCGCTAGTGGTATCACCTGTGCTCTCATTAACACCACACTGTTTTTCACGACTAAACTGTATCCATGGATGACAGATGTCATGAAGTCTtcaggtttatttttattttttgggctTATGTCTTTCATGGGAACAGCAGTTGCATACTTTTTCTTACCTGAGACTTTTGGTAGAACGTTAGCTGAGGTAGAGGAACATTTCAGTGGTCCCTCAGTATTTTGGCGTCGCAATATTATCCAGCAATACAAAGAAAGCGTCAATGAACAGAGACGGCAGTGTGCCCAATAG
- the LOC135942819 gene encoding facilitated trehalose transporter Tret1-like, protein MENLTKSKIYRRKAILAQTFLTTAALLVTANNGMTAGYSALLLPQIQAENSTLPTTEEQGSWIASIHSIVTPMGSLLSGPLMERFGRRTTLLFSLVPSLLGWMAIYMSKTHAVLLIGRCFTAITTGLSAPPALVLLAETAEPKLRGFLVGAPSTSFSIGILMIYVLNSLLPWQMVALVAATVPFMAFASFFVLPESPLWLAKANRNNEAASSLTWLRGGDAGKARQELELMELQQQQNKMRQEAGTNKTSTSPLLSQPILRALMVVNVFNFFQVMAGTFTIIFYAVSVLQQATGGQATDTEIAVFTALSRVVLTSIACFMLLKIGRRPMTISSGIGSGAAALILSFWLLWMPEMEKLAWVPAVLIIIYVIFNSYGFFMIQGLMIGEMFPARARGPASGVTCAAINVLLFLTSKTYPWMTHALKPAGLFLLFGLMTVAGTLFAYFFMPETKGKTLAEIEEYFNGPSVFWKKRNVDEIIKGEENVALKP, encoded by the exons atggaaaatttaacaaaatcaaaaatatacAGACGCAAAGCAATCCTCGCtcag ACATTCCTTACAACTGCTGCTCTCTTAGTTACGGCCAATAATGGAATGACAGCTGGTTACTCTGCTTTATTACTCCCACAGATTCAGGCTGAAAATAGCACTCTTCCAACTACAGAAGAACAGGGCTCATGGATAG CCAGCATTCACTCAATTGTTACTCCCATGGGTTCACTCTTGTCTGGGCCATTAATGGAGCGATTTGGACGCCGTACTACCCTGCTTTTTAGCCTTGTGCCTAGCTTACTGGGGTGGATGGCTATTTACATGTCAAAAACGCATGCTGTATTACTTATTGGAAGGTGTTTCACGGCTATTACTACTGGACTGTCAGCTCCGCCTGCTTTAGTTCTGCTTGCAGAGACTGCAGAGCCAAAATTAAGAGGATTTTTAGTTG GGGCTCCTTCAACAAGCTTCTCAATAGGAATTCTCATGATTTATGTATTGAATTCACTCTTGCCTTGGCAAATGGTCGCCCTTGTGGCTGCAACTGTTCCTTTTATGGCGTTTGCCTCCTTCTTTGTGCTTCCTGAGAGTCCATTGTGGTTGGCAAAGGCGAATAGGAACAATGAGGCAGCAAGCTCTTTGACATGGCTCAGAGGTGGTGATGCTGGGAAGGCCAGGCAAGAGCTTGAGCTAATGGAACTACAACAACAGCAAAATAAG ATGAGACAAGAGGCTGGtacaaacaaaacaagcacTTCTCCACTTCTGTCTCAGCCTATCTTACGAGCACTTATGGTTGTcaatgtatttaatttcttccaaGTGATGGCTGGCACATTCACAATCATATTTTACGCTGTCAGCGTCCTTCAGCAAGCAACAGGTGGACAAGCTACCGACACTGAAATTGCTGTGTTTACAGCTTTGTCCAGAGTAGTTCTTACTTCCATCGCTTGCTTCATGCTTCTCAAG ATTGGCCGGCGTCCAATGACTATTTCATCGGGCATAGGATCTGGCGCAGCAGCCTTGATTTTAAGTTTTTGGCTATTGTGGATGCCCGAGATGGAAAAGTTGGCCTGGGTTCCTGCAGTTCTAATCATCATATATGTTATATTCAATTCCTATGGCTTCTTCATGATACAGGGCCTGATGATTGGAGAGATGTTTCCTGCGAGGGCAAGAGGGCCTGCTAGCGGAGTAACCTGCGCTGCGATTAATGTACTTCTTTTCCTTACTTCAAAAACATACCCATGGATGACCCACGCACTTAAGCCAGCTGGACTCTTTCTGCTTTTCGGCCTGATGACTGTAGCAGGCACACTGTTTGCCTATTTTTTCATGCCAGAAACAAAGGGCAAAACACTGGCTGAGATTGAAGAGTACTTTAACGGACCCTCCGTATTCTGGAAGAAGAGAAATGTTGATGAAATTATCAAAGGCGAAGAGAATGTTGCACTCAAACCTTGA